The following DNA comes from Nitrospirota bacterium.
ACAACTCTCCGATATTTCGCTGGACACACCAAGTGATACATCAATACAGAAACATTGTGGCTTTTATGTATGTACTGACTCATTCCTCATCATATCAGATCGCAGCAGAGCTGCGGGGAATTAGACCCTAAGAGATTAAAAAACTGCTCAAAACGAACGAGCAAGAGGCAAAGTAGGAATAACTACTTATAAACCCTCTCAACCCTCTTTCCAATCGATGTAAGAACTTCATAAGGGATGGTGCCGATCTGGTCGGCGATGTCCTGCGCGGTGATCTTGTTTTTGCCTTTTGAACCTATCAGAATAACTTCGCTACAATAGGTCTTGAAAAATCCGGGTTGTCAGGCTAATATTACTACAAGGGGTTTGATAAATTTTTTGCAATATCGTTTCATACCCTTATAGACTTTAGAAACATCATGCTTTTTTAGTGGAGAAAATTATATATGCCAACCATTAGCATGTTTTATGGGATTCTGATTTTAATGTTTTTCAAAGACAACCGTCGTCATCACCTTCCGCATATTCACGTCCGTTACCAGGATAATAATGCGTCTGTTTCAATCGAAGACGGCAACATTCTTGAAGGTACGCTGCCTAATAAGCAACTCAAGATGGTTCAGGCATGGATAGAAATCCATAGAGAAGAGTTAATGGTTGACTGGCAGCTCGCGGTTAATGGCGAGGAGCCTTTCAGAATAGCGCCATTGCAATGAGGAGGAATAAATGCTGATTGATGTTGTGAGCGTCAAGCCCCAAAAGGATTTTTATCTGGAACTGGAGTTTAAAAACGGAGAGTTCAGACTTTTTGATATGCGTCCTCTTCTGGCGCTAAAGCCGTGGAACCGCATTGCAAATTTGCATTTATTCGAGTGTGCAAGGGTTGATTATGGGACTGTAGTTTGGCCGGGAGAAATTGATATTGCCCCCGAAACTCTCTATGACGATTCAACTCCGATAGAGAAATAAGGCCGGGATAGCATGGGGTTATTGACAAGGCAAGAACAACTACTTATAAACCCTCTCAACCCTCTTTCCAATCGATGTAAGGACTTCATAGGGAATAGTGCCGATATGGTCGGCAATGTCCTGCGCGGTGATCTTGTTTCTGCCTTTTGAACCTATCAGAATAACTTCGCTCTTCTGCGTAACATTCGGAATGCCGGTAACATCTGCCATGAATGAATCCATACAGACCCTTCCGGCAACCGGAGCGAATTTGCCGTTGATGATAACCTTGCCGATATTTGAGAGCCTTCTGTCATAGCCATCGGCATAACCGAAGGGTATAGTTGCAATGGTGCTTCTTCTCTTTGTGGTAAAAGTTCTGCTGTAACTTATCGGGGTTCCCTCAGGCACAGTTTTCACAAAGAGAACCTTGCTCCTGATGCCCATGACTGGCTTAAGCTTCTCATTCTCGCAGCAGCCGTATCCATAAAGCATGATGCCCGGACGAACCATATTGAAGTGAGATGACGGCAGCGTCAGAACAGCGGCGCTGTTTGCCATGTGAATGTATTTAAAAATTATGTGCTTCTCTTTAAGAGAGTTTATGACATGCTTGAAAAGTTTAATTTGTTGATTTGCAAACTGCTTGTCCTTAAGGTCTGCCTCAGAAAAGTGGCTCATGATACCTTCAAGCCTGATGTTGCTGAGGGCTGCGATCTTCGGGATATACTTCAGCGCGCTTTCCGGAGCAAAACCTACACGCCCCATGCCTGTGTCTATTTTGATATGGATCGGCACCAGCTTTTTCTTCCTTACTGCGGCAAGAGATATTTTTTTTGCAACGCTGAGGTCAAAGACGACAGGCCTGAGGTTATACTCAACAAACGCGTCAATGTTCTTTGTATCAAAGAAGACGACTATCGGCGCCCTTATTCCGGCCTCTCGTAATTCAACGCCCTCGCTTGCGCAGGCTACTCCGAGCATGGTGACTTTGTTCTTGAGGAGGTGTTTTGATACTTCCACCGCTCCGTGCCCGTAGGCGTCGGCTTTTACAACGGCAAGGATGTTTTGATCGCCTGTCTTCTCTCTGACAAGCTCTAAGTTACTGGAGAGGTTTTTGAGGCTTATTTCAGCAACGGCTTTTTGAAGCTTCACCTATTAATCTGTTTCCTCTTTTTTTGCGTCCTTGCTGTCTTTATCTTTTTTCGGTGTTACATCGATCTCATTAGGTTCGTTTACCGACTTTTTAAAGTTCCTTATCGCCTTGCCTATCCCTTCTCCCAATTGCGGCAGT
Coding sequences within:
- a CDS encoding DUF4160 domain-containing protein, whose protein sequence is MPTISMFYGILILMFFKDNRRHHLPHIHVRYQDNNASVSIEDGNILEGTLPNKQLKMVQAWIEIHREELMVDWQLAVNGEEPFRIAPLQ
- the tatA gene encoding twin-arginine translocase TatA/TatE family subunit yields the protein MFGLGATELIVILVIVVVIFGGAKLPQLGEGIGKAIRNFKKSVNEPNEIDVTPKKDKDSKDAKKEETD
- a CDS encoding IS200/IS605 family transposase encodes the protein MSQYIHKSHNVSVLMYHLVCPAKYRRVV
- the alr gene encoding alanine racemase → MKLQKAVAEISLKNLSSNLELVREKTGDQNILAVVKADAYGHGAVEVSKHLLKNKVTMLGVACASEGVELREAGIRAPIVVFFDTKNIDAFVEYNLRPVVFDLSVAKKISLAAVRKKKLVPIHIKIDTGMGRVGFAPESALKYIPKIAALSNIRLEGIMSHFSEADLKDKQFANQQIKLFKHVINSLKEKHIIFKYIHMANSAAVLTLPSSHFNMVRPGIMLYGYGCCENEKLKPVMGIRSKVLFVKTVPEGTPISYSRTFTTKRRSTIATIPFGYADGYDRRLSNIGKVIINGKFAPVAGRVCMDSFMADVTGIPNVTQKSEVILIGSKGRNKITAQDIADHIGTIPYEVLTSIGKRVERVYK
- a CDS encoding DUF2442 domain-containing protein, giving the protein MLIDVVSVKPQKDFYLELEFKNGEFRLFDMRPLLALKPWNRIANLHLFECARVDYGTVVWPGEIDIAPETLYDDSTPIEK